One part of the Amphiura filiformis chromosome 5, Afil_fr2py, whole genome shotgun sequence genome encodes these proteins:
- the LOC140152025 gene encoding uncharacterized protein: MEASNILRKTESKLLGERIRQTVFTLGVIKRQCEELETTIRSQVSRDLANRLAEVVERSRESEHRKCKMRQVNKYDRLREKSSPVLDTTLSQQLERWVVNKSDRELNDDEKSLLAKGMNYAVSPTSIPTIDLITGVELACNKLTDKTEKDQVRAEAVKVIGSSHAPKSNLTPGERKAMKDLRTDESVTILPSDKGRCTVVLNTTDYKQKVDDLLSDANTYTLLKRDPTRKYKEQLRGILKRLCDSDRITKAQYYLLMPSSDTVPRFYGLPKVHKPLCPLRPIVSSIGSVTYQVAKFVADIIALTGLFTNTPVPDALRVIRRRLEEDVTLPDRTTLSVDDVMELLTFCATSTYMMGLGKIYQQREGFAMGSPVSPLASNIFMEWFEVRALDTAPHVPSFWARYVDDTFVVIREEYIDEFTTHINNISPTIKFTMEGEENHQLPMLDTLIHRKDTGSTKITIYRKPTHTDQYLLMDSHHPLQHKLGVIRTLVHRAESLVTEEEIKSWSLKRSRKR; the protein is encoded by the coding sequence ATGGAAGCGTCTAACATCTTGAGAAAGACTGAATCAAAACTTCTAGGGGAGAGGATCAGGCAGACTGTTTTTACGTTAGGAGTGATTAAACGCCAGTGTGAGGAGTTGGAAACAACAATTAGATCTCAAGTTTCGCGCGATTTGGCCAATAGATTGGCGGAAGTAGTGGAAAGGTCGCGTGAATCGGAACACCGGAAGTGCAAGATGCGTCAAGTAAACAAATATGATCGGCTACGGGAAAAGTCATCGCCTGTGTTAGATACCACGTTGAGTCAACAACTAGAACGTTGGGTGGTAAATAAGTCGGATCGTGAGTTGAATGACGACGAAAAGAGCCTGTTAGCTAAAGGTATGAACTATGCTGTTTCCCCCACATCTATCCCCACCATTGATTTGATCACTGGTGTTGAACTGGCATGTAATAAGCTTACTGATAAGACTGAAAAAGACCAAGTCAGAGCCGAGGCTGTGAAAGTCATAGGGTCTAGTCATGCACCCAAAAGTAACTTGACCCCTGGTGAAAGAAAAGCCATGAAAGATCTCCGTACTGATGAGAGTGTTACTATATTACCCAGTGACAAAGGCCGGTGTACAGTTGTCCTTAATACCACAGACTATAAGCAAAAAGTTGATGATCTGTTGAGCGATGCTAACACTTATACCCTTCTCAAGCGAGACCCCACTAGGAAGTACAAAGAACAATTAAGAGGGATCTTGAAAAGACTTTGTGATAGTGATCGTATTACGAAGGCTCAATACTACCTTCTCATGCCCTCGTCTGATACTGTGCCTCGCTTTTATGGCTTACCGAAGGTACACAAACCATTGTGCCCTCTGCGCCCCATCGTCTCGTCAATTGGGTCGGTCACTTACCAAGTGGCAAAATTTGTTGCGGACATTATTGCACTTACCGGACTGTTTACTAACACCCCAGTTCCGGATGCCCTCCGCGTTATCAGGAGGAGATTGGAGGAAGACGTCACCCTCCCTGATCGCACTACACTGTCTGTTGATGATGTTATGGAACTTCTTACGTTTTGCGCCACCTCCACATACATGATGGGATTGGGCAAAATCTACCAACAAAGAGAAGGTTTCGCGATGGGATCTCCGGTCTCGCCGCTCGCATCCAACATTTTCATGGAATGGTTTGAGGTCCGCGCACTAGATACTGCTCCCCACGTACCATCCTTCTGGGCCCGTTACGTCGATGATACTTTCGTTGTAATTCGCGAGGAATATATCGACGAATTCACCACCCACATCAACAATATTTCGCCCACCATCAAGTTCACTATGGAAGGGGAGGAAAACCATCAGCTTCCTATGCTCGACACCCTTATTCACAGAAAGGACACTGGCTCTACTAAAATTACCATCTACCGCAAGCCCACACACACCGACCAGTATCTGCTCATGGATTCGCACCACCCACTTCAACATAAGTTGGGGGTCATCAGAACATTGGTTCATAGAGCAGAGTCATTAGTCACAGAAGAAGAGATAAAGTCCTGGAGTTTGAAAAGATCCAGAAAGCGCTAG